The Kitasatospora paranensis genome has a window encoding:
- a CDS encoding Ldh family oxidoreductase produces the protein MTVRIPLETLRAFAREALHRSGLGEQDAATAAEVVVYADEHGFTTHGSNALAGIYSPRLLDGRINPAAQPRTVHESASSAVLDGDGGLGLVTTSSPPTSRSPRPGRPASPWSPSATAATSGARATTRTAPPRPA, from the coding sequence ATGACCGTCCGGATCCCGCTGGAGACCCTGCGCGCATTCGCCCGCGAGGCGCTGCACCGCTCCGGCCTCGGCGAGCAGGACGCCGCCACCGCCGCCGAGGTGGTGGTGTACGCCGACGAGCACGGCTTCACCACGCACGGCAGCAACGCGCTCGCCGGCATCTACTCCCCGCGCCTGCTCGACGGCCGGATCAACCCGGCCGCGCAGCCCCGCACCGTCCACGAGAGCGCGTCCTCCGCCGTCCTCGACGGCGACGGCGGGCTCGGCCTGGTCACGACCTCCTCGCCACCGACCTCGCGGTCGCCAAGGCCCGGCAGACCGGCATCGCCATGGTCGCCGTCCGCAACAGCAGCCACTTCGGGAGCGCGGGCTACTACGCGCACCGCGCCACCGAGGCCGGCCTGA